The stretch of DNA TTTCAAAATCATTTCAAGCGTGCCACTGCATTAGAGTCTAACCAAATGATCAATAGAAAATTTATGATATTGAAATTGATTATCCTTTTGATACACCAgcataataatttatttataatatgaATATTTAATACGCTTTTAGCATTAGgaatattattaaagtaaaTGGTGACTTCTTCTCATCGAGTTTACCACATAAAGACAAGTTTTTGTTAAGTgtttagtattaaatttatatatatttataaattttaaattcccGCCGAATTTTTGACTCACCTGGCGCACACCTTTTGGCAAAACCAACAAGAAATGAAGAAAGATTTTTTGTAGAGAAAGATATATCGAAAAAGAACTAGGGGGAGATAGAAAAACCAAACTGTGTATtgaacccaaaaaaaaaaaagatatacgATGTGTGATCTCGTTGACAATGAATGGTTTTTGGTTGATTATTATTACTACCATCAATGTCCACCCTCCTTCTATAGGACACGTTTCGTTTCGATCTTCTTTTATCAATATTgccaacaaaagaaaaaagtagaagaaaAATCACTGCCACGGGCCGGGTGCAGACGTAGCAGGGCAACAAAACAATCGATTGCACAATCGAGGGATAAGACGAACAAACACAAGAGGAGACAAGCGAGAGAACATTGGAGTAAATGTTTTGAAAAGCCAGCAAAAGGAATTGCTTCCAGGAATCCGCTACCACCATGGATGGATATCAATGTCCTTTAGCCCgaaagaaatcaaaaagttGGATCACCTGGCCATATTTGACGATTATGTGCGggtgctgttgttgttaccTCTAcctgtgtgtgtatatgtatgtgtatatgttcCATTGTTTTGTgccaaaaaaagagagaacaCGTAGACTTCTGAATGACCTCCTCTCCCCACACTTTCTTTGGATAAATAGAGACCATGCCGACATCCCCCACAAGAAGAAGGACAAgctcttttcttttgtattaCACTTGTGCCAGCTGCCTTGACTTTGATTCGCGCAGGTTTTTCATGAGCCTATTCATGCTTCGTTATCCTGTCAATAGCCAGGAGCATTGTGTGTCAACGTGTTGTCATCGGCATCGTCCTTGTCCTTGtccttcctctctctcttctctGGTTTTTAAGCTGATTAGGCTACCCGAATGCGTGTGTCCTGTATGGCTTTCATTTAAACGCTGTGTTTAGCCTATTAAAAAGATGTCTTCGTCTAAATGAAGtgtgtaaatattttataattttgttgcggCGATTAGAGGCTGTGTTTCACAAGAGAGAAAATAGGTCCTACGGAAGGGACCAGACAGGATTTCCCTTAAGAAGTATAAATGTTGGATTAACCATTTGAAGAAGAAGGATAAATGTTCGAGTAAccatttgattattatttttaaagtaaCATATTTGGCATGTGTAGAAAGATTAAGCCATAAAAACGAACTAGAGTTTTAGAAAACCACATATAGACGACTAGGAAGCAATTATCAATTTTGGTTAGTTTGGTTAGTTAGTATTACATCAAGCAGTAAATAGTAAGGagttttagttaatttaataaattttatcaTAGGCAGGATGTTCAATATAGTTTGCACTTTGCCTGGAGATAACTTCCTAAATCTAGGTAAGAATACCTTATTTGATATCAAACATCATTCGGGTGCATCATACCTGGGTGCAGATGCTAGAAACAACTAAAGTTAGAAAAAGTATATTACATAAAAAGAAGGTGCAATTTTACTTCTATTCAGGTTCATTTTTAAGAATCAACTGATCAGCTGACCTAGATTTCTTACGTCTTCCCTATATATTACAATCAGTCTTCGGTTCTGTCCTCTATTTTCTATGTACCAAACAACAATACAGTTCAGTTCGGGTTGAGTTTAGATTCGTTCAGTTCAAAATTCTATACAAAACATTATTGTCAAAAATCTAACAAACAAGGTAGCACAAGGTGCAAAAATGGGATGGTCCCATTGTTTGccaaaaaagggaaaaagatCTTGTTCTTGGGATGatcatgatcatgatgatgatgagaatgAGGATGGAAAATCATTTCTGCCGGCACCTGCAAATATCCtaaacataacaaaaatacCTAAGAGAAATAGAAGGGGTTTTTCCCCTTCTTCCTTGCGTAGAGGGGCAAAAAGGATGAATGAATTGCAAATGATTTTTCCCCTAATGCTAATGAGCGTGGGCCAAAACCCGCAGATCAGGTACTCGAAAATCAAATTTACCTATATTGGCGACAAGTGCTTAGGTGGGTTTTTTTCTACCCGTCGATGAATGAATGGTCCCTGGGAAGGGAAAGGTTAAGCGGCGCGctggtttttatatatattccgGGCCATTCCATTAGCATGGATGCTGCTGCTTATGATGATTAGGTAGAGAGTACCATGGTCATGGTGCGTTAATTGTGCGGAATATCAGACGTAATAACCAAGGATGTACGTGAATTTCCCCCATAACATCGATCAGGTAGGTAGCTGGTATTGCGATCGTGAGATTTTCCGCGatatgttgttattttggcTATGACTCGCGTAATTGGATAATCTGGGAAATTACTTTAAATCCAAATATTGTGATCCACATCCGGAGATGCctgaaaaaaaagggaaatccTCTTGTATAGGAAAAACACGAGATGGGAAAAATTGGAAATGCGGGTTTTCGTCTTGGCGAGTTCGGAGTCGTTGCTCGTCTCACACCCAGTTGGTCAGTCAGTTTTGTGTATATTGGAATTTTACATTTGGGAATTCATCTTTTTAGGTTTGGGTTTATCAAAACTTTTCGGCCGTCGAcggtttttttctcttctattTCAAGCTGCATTTGGTTGTCTTTCGTCCTGGGAAATATGATTTTTCGATGtggtttttttgctttcgatAGTTGGGAAAATATTGATATAGAAACAAGAACTTGCAATGCCAGAAAGTCTGTTAACAGGACAAATTATAAACCTTCCGGTATGGGTTAATATTTGGTAAGTTGGAGGCGATCAGTCATGGGTTAGATATGGGTGGAATATGTGTGCTATAAGGCTCaagataaatatttaaaagactgaaaaattgaaaagagAATACAATGATACAAAAATAAGTTGGACTTTGGCTGAAAATGTTTGTActatttaaatacttttatttgttctgcagttttcatttcttattgtaattattgaaatttagtttatgaatttgaaataatgttttgtttgtgattCGGTAATGGAAAACTATAATGttagaaataataaataaggagagagaaataaaatgccttatatataataatttaaccTTAAGCCTAATGAAAATAAACTTATACCATAAAATGTTTCTGATAAAAACCTTCACATCAcaaataaatgcaatttatCCTCATATCCTTATCCTTTGTCTAGAATTTTATACTTTTGCTTTATGCTAAACTATAGTCTATCGTTGTGTCCAAAAATAAACAGCATCAAAACCAAATTTTTTGTTAGTcattttacaaaatataacTTCAGATATTTATGTTTAAGCAGTATATCGTTTATAATTCGCTTTAGAGATTATACATTACATATGACTTCGCATTTCATATCCATAATCTAATCTGTCTTTCCAATACCATAGTCGCAGACGACtaactaattttatttattaaatgtcTGTGTTACATTCAGGACATTCAGAAAAACAATCACAACAGCATTGTGGGATTATTTATTCTAAAGTTAAAGAGGAATCCGTACAATAAAAATGAGTTTCAATgatgatttcttttaaaaaaaaatacacaagccaattgtttttataatctCTAGAGAGATCTACAATTTCTCAGCTTAATGCAGAATTCGACAATATTCGATATTGTGGGAAATGTTTGAAAAAGTTTCAACGAAATGTGAAACGACAAGAACAATGCACTTTTGGGCCTCATAACTTTTGGTCCAAAACTGAATTGAAGTGTACCCCATAGAGTTTTGCTAGTGATACCAACTGGCTATGCATTCTTCTCGTCACTTATTTATGGATCATAGAAAAGGTGTCATTTTTAAAGCTACTCAGGTTCGAGGATCGTCTTCCTTGCCAAAGAACACCTCCATGACATAAGAGTCGGAGATGTGCTACGACTCCAAAAACCAACCCCAAATAAAAACTAAGTACGCACTCTATGAAAAATGCCAATagttaaaaatagaaaacataGTGCGTGGTAGAGAGGAAAGACCTATGGGGAAACACTTTTGACGAGTTATTACAGGAGGGATGTGTGGAAATTGAACCGAGGGAGAGAGCGAgtacagagagggagaggtcAACATAAGGTGCCTTAAGTTATGTTGGCAGAGTGTTtcctatgtatgtgtgagtgtatgcATGTTGGTTGAGGGGAGCTTGGGATCATTACCTGCTTATAGGGAGGGTAAGCGCCTGCGTTGGATGCTTAACAAAATACAGAcagaaagtgagagagagaggatggcaacaaagagagagagagagagagcgcggGTATAAACGAGGGCAGGTAGAGCCCTTTAAACGAATGGGAAACACGCCGCGTGCAGAGCAATAAGGGTATGGGAAAATGTTTTGTGTTGGTGGTAGTGTTAGGTATACCGTACACCAGGCACACGTGCGCACCTCAGCTCACATACTTTTCCcattcgtgtgtgtgtgtgtgtgtttttgtttatgtgtGCGTGCCTGTGAAATGTAGTGAAGAAGAACCAAAAACCACCACCGAAAAAATGGTATAAAAGCGAGTGCCCTGAAACTACGACCTGTCACACACATCTCAGCGTTCGTTGAGTAAGCAACACTATCAActccaatatatatatacaaatatactCGTCGTTCTTGTCGTCTCGTGCCGATCGTTTCGAATCGATCTTTAGAAAAACGGGATATTTTGAAAaccgaaaaattaaaacaacaaaaatatacaatcaTGGCTGCCAATTATAAGAGCTGCCCCCTGAAGAAACGTCCCATAGTTTTTGTCAACGAAGAGGCAGAACAAACTGAAGCCTTGGCTCTAACTAAAGGTGCCTTGGTATGTGAAAAAGTCGAGATTGCAGAGGAATTGCAGCCTCAGGATCTATCATTGAAACGTAAAGCCAACTTTGAAGAGGATTATGTGATACCCAGCAAGCGGGAATATGTATTAAATCTATCCAAAACTCCCGAGGAGATGCCATTTAGCTCGGCTTTGCTATCACCCCCCATGGATATACACTTAAGGGGCATGACAGCAGCAACTATGGGCTATACCACCAATAGCAACACCAGCACCAGCAATTCGAGCCCCAGTGATAATCCCTATCAGTCTGCCTTCGTGATGGCAGCCGGTTGCAATCCGATCTCAGCCCTATGGAGCAACTATCAGCCACATTTGAGTAGCTCAGCATTTCCATCACCAGCATCCAGCATCAGtagtggcagcagcagctgcagtgGATCACCACGTTCGATCTACAACTATCAGCAATCAATGATGACACCGCCATCGAGTCCTGGCTCCGATATTTGTCTATCGGAACCCGAGGATCTCTCAGTGCGTAATGATATACCATTGCCAGCTTTATTCCACCTCTTCGATGAGGCGAGGActaacagcagcaacaacagccacaTTAGCAACTCCAGCAGCATTAAGTCCAACGGTATCACCATCAACTCCACacactcatcatcatcatcagcatctcATCATAACATAGCGAAAAACTATCGCTACAAATGTGATAAGTGCCAAAAAATGTACTCAACCTCGATGGGCCTGTCGAAGCATCGGCAATTCCATTGCCCGGCAGCGGAATGCAATCAGGAGAAGAAGACACATTCGTGTGAGGAATGCGGTAAGCTCTACACCTCAATTGGAGCCCTCAAGATGCACATACGCACCCACACTCTGCCCTGTAAGTGCCCCATTTGCGGCAAGGCCTTCTCTCGACCATGGCTACTTCAAGGACACATTCGCACCCATACTGGAGAGAAGCCGTTCCAGTGCCCCGATTGTCCACGCTCATTTGCTGATCGCTCGAATTTGCGTGCTCATCAGCAGACTCATGTCGAAGTGAAAAAATATGCCTGCCAAGTTTGTCACAAATCTTTCTCAAGAATGTCACTGCTCAATAAGCACACCAGCTCCAATTGTACCATAACCATTGTGTGAATAACGTTGACGTTCTTCTCTGAGCTAATATATATCAGCCACTACTACATTCCGCAGGACAGACGACAATATCTAGAAAATCATTTGCCCCCAAAAACTCAAACCCTCCCTCCTCGCCTGTAATTATCCATAAGTCGATTCGGTTTTGGTGCTAATttatttgtgtaatttttaatatattttaagagTTCATGTATATTTCCTCTAATCATCCACACAGCATTTgaccaaatttaaatattcatataatttataaacatttatcCACAATGATATCGCTCTCTCAATCTCTTAACTTATTTTCTAGTACAAAAGTAATAATTAAGTTGTTGTTAAGAGTTTTGTTAGTTATAGTTCACATAAGTAttacaataaatatattttttatacaaataaaatattatacaaaactattgaaacataattttaaaacCATTTACAATTGGAAGGAAAACGGGGGAGCCATCTGAACAATCTAAAGGAATACGAATTCAAAAATACTTAAGGTCCTCTAAGCTAAGTGGATTTTGTGTTTACACAATGGCTACAAATTCTTAAACAAGGTACAATGAAGTTAGTATATTGTCTAGCCAGATGAGTATTATGGACACAAAATGCaagataaatatttgtaaTGATCGCTTGAGATAAAATTTACGATTTCACTAGGTAGATGGATAAATTATTAAGACCTTTTCAAGGATTCCAAGTGGAATACTTCTAAATGATTTTATCAAGTTGATTAAATgctaataaattattttattatagttattaaTATATTCTATAGACTGATCATATGGATTTCACTTCTACttcaacaattttaatttttaaacaaaactaaacCAATATGAGATGATTTCTCAAATTcatctttatatttttaagatttagtagCCACTTTTTGGTTGCATTAAATGGTCTTAGAAACGGATAAAAAGATTGAGAGAGAAAAATGTAGTTTCAGAAACCGGAAACAATATAAACTCCTTTTCCTATGACAACTTCCTTCTCTGCCCTTCCTGCCTtcaaaaaagaagagagatcaaatttttcaacaaaTGGGACAAAACACCTTTCGGAAACTCgggaaaaaaaacgaaaattgtCATTTCATTCAAAACACTTTCCATTTTCGAGGATCCGCCCCCCTTTAGCAATAATATTTCATCAAACCATATCGAATGGATTGTATTTTGCACCTTTTGtcaatgtaaatatttaattagcTGCAGATGACAGAGTTGTAGAGATTTTGTATCCTGCCCCTTTATTGTGGCACAATCCTTTGCCAAACATATTTGCTGAAAGGATCCAAAACAGTGCAGGTGATAAACGTAGACGAGACGACAAGGACGACAAACGGCTGCTTATCGACGACAGGatacaaatttgtttaactAACAGCAGACGGCGCTGATGATTGAGTTGAGTTTTTGTAGGTCATTGATTGGAGTTTATCTTTATCTTTCATTTCGGGATGAGTTGGTTCAGGTTTTGCTTGCGACCCTAGACTAGACAGGTACCTAAGCACTTATTATATTTACCCATAGCTCAGTCACGTAatatttcttaaaaagtaAAGGACATCGATTAGTGAGATTTCTGAAACACCTTTAGGCCACAACAACCACCTACATAGGCACACTGTAACAATAAAAGACCGCATAGTTTTTAAGCAGCAAAAATGAGAGCattttgcaaaatgaaaagtggaaaaacacCTTGCTACCTTTTCTACTTTGAAaatttctactttttttttttttttgtttgaaactGAATAAAAGTCACAATACAATGTCGTCAGAAAGTCTACCCAGTGACCTAGTCTACTCACTACTCACTCTTCTCTGATCTTACCGACCCTTTGTATTCTTCATTCTTTTCAACAGAAGCGGCGGCATCTCTTTTGCCAAAGATTTCGTTTGGTTTTGCAACCACATAAAGTCAGGACTAGATTTAAATCCTTTTTGATTGACCGTAGGACAGACTCATCCCATTAGTGGAGATAACAAATTGCAATTGACAAAATGCTAAAAGCTCGCAATGAACTGAATGCACTGAATGCATCGAAAAGAGTCAACGAGATGCCAAACGATTTGCGTTTCGAATTCCAAATGCTATTGCTTTCCATACAAATCGATGGCGATAGCTGATCATGATACAAGTCTTAGCATTTGTAATTGCCGACAGCAAAACGACAAAAGGAAACTATTTACCGTGGTTTTGGTGTATatgataaaaacaattaatttaattttattttaattcaaaataattatcaagTAGACTACATAGTAAATAGTTAATTAAATGAATAGGATTAATTTTAACAAATAATTTACCTCATATATGGGCCGCCTAACATGTGCTTTGAATCCCATAATTTAAAGTTTTCTAAGGTACTCGTATTAGAGAATTAAGTAAGATTTGAATTAGAGTAAAATTCGCTTTAGTGACGACAAAATATCTGCCTTTTTTATTTAGCACGTGGATGTTTATAGTTAATATATATTACAACTAAAACTAGATTGACAGAAGCTACATTTTTAGAACTTACTTTTTACAACGAGTGAGCCGCAAAAAATTCCAAATCTACTTCCAAAAGGATTCCCGTCAATTGGTCTTTTAACACTATAAAAAGGCTAGAAATTTTCTCAAAGATCTTTCATATCACTGTGGTTCCTTTGAGCGAAATTTTAAGATACCGCAGAAAACTTTGTAGCTTTTGTCACCAGGAAACACCACGGTGCACTTTGTCACTCAAGGCGGCCGAGGCAATCAGCAAGCGGCGCATGtcacacaacaaacaaaccaaaaaaaaaaaaagaaaaaagctcATGCAAAACAAACATTTGGAAATCCAATACCAAGTGCTCCTCAGAGTAGCAGGCTTAACttctgcagcagcaacactaGCCACTTAGGCAGTCACCATcttagtcgtcgtcgtcgtctttgGAGACGTCGTTGGAATCgtggatgttgttgttgctatttgtGCCTGTTGTTGGTACCGTCGTCGTTTAGGACGTTTGAGATTACAACCGATTACGAATTTTACTCCAAATTTGTATGCAGTTGTAATTGAAAAAGCATCAACATTAATCTTGGTTTCGATTTTCGGATTTCAGGATTTCGTAAGTGCTGCAGACAGACCAACTGAGGTAAATCTGAGATaaatagatagagagagagtgagagagagagatttgCCATGCAAGATAGCGGGTGTATGTCTATGTACCACACATATTGCTTAATCGTTTAGtgctcaaaaaaaataaaaaaatagagTAGAGCACACATGACGACTACGACGTCGACTTTGCCAAAAGACATTTAAcataaatcaaaacaaaaaggtaaggtaaataaaaataaaaaagatagaaaaaGAAGTAAGAAAAATCTGTTTGGGCACGACAACTGTCCATCTCCATTCCATCCTCAgtgctgtctctctctctctatgcaAAATGATCGTGTGGCAACCTGTCAGCGATCAGCGACCTTAACTGTAAAACCAAGCCAAGATctcatccacatccacatccaaCAGATTCTAGGCTGAGAGTTTTGAGTTACATGACCAGGCACATCATAGTAAGTATAGAAGTAGAATGAAAGAAACATCGTGGCGTTAGTTGTCGCTAAGTTTTCGAGAGACTCAACTTGATGATCACCAAGCACCAACCAATCCACCTTCTTCTCCGCAGCATTCTCCTTAAGAGTTCGTGTAGATCTTAAAGCGTTGATAAATGTTGTTACTTGTCGTTTCGCTATGTTAGAGAGactatttttgttgtttttgttttacttgtcTATCGATGGGTGGTTATACCTCTTGACATGTCGTCGTTGTTGCCATTGCAGTTCTTCTCTGCTGTTGTTCCTGTGGTTTTCCTTCACCACGATTGCCAAAACGAAACGGTTAATTGTGGTTATGATTTCGTCTTCATACTTCTACAATGACATATCAGTCAGTCAGTAAGTCACTCTAATTAGGCTCCACTCATCCGTGGTCATCTATGTCTGTGTCTGCGTCTGCGTCTTTGTCGCTGCTTCATCACTTCCTGCTCATTgtcaaaaaaatacaatttgaatttcCAACTCactttaataaatattacaTAAAGGTACAGTCCACTGAAGAGGTAGAAAGTAGCATCAACACTCTTCTCTCTCGATCACTGTTAAATTGTCTTTCTTCCCCCTTCCCATCCCCAATATCCGATTCAATATAATTTTGCAGGCAAATTGATTCCATTTTCTTtaggttgttttttttttctcctttgcTTGCATTTACTTGACACACATCGCACGCAAATCAATGCGGTAgcatttacaaaatatttacaacaaccaaggggcaaaaaaaaaacaaaacagaaaagtgCCCAGCGATATCCAAAAATAGCtatccatatatatgtatatttagagGCGGGGGCGAGAGCTTACCCATGGATGGCAATTGAAACAATCTACAGTTGAAAAAATGATTTATGTATGGGAGAGACGGTACTTTCTTTCGAGCTTTTCTCATAGGCCTACTTCTGATTTGAAAGTTTGCGGTCTAATGGGTAATCCATATGCTCTACACATTTGCCACAGATGAGTTGCTGCTATATATTAGTTTGCAAAAGATATATCGATAAAGCCTTAAAATTGCGAGAGAGAAAGCATGAACCAAACTACCTCACCATGTGAAGAGATGAAAGAAATTTTAGTCCAATAACATTAGGACTTTTTTAAAAACCCTTTGACTAATACATAAGTGATAACAAACTTGGGCAAGcacaaatatacaaataattaTTGATTGAGTACCTTAATCATGATCAAAACGGAGACATATGTAGACGTTCATCACAAAatcttaaaatataaaatcttGTTCTAAATAGCATACACAATCACATTTAGGTGtcgtttttgggtttttgtatattttaatcAGTCTAGTATGTTCCTTAAGTTCTGAATTAATATAAACTGATTTGCAATATGATTCAAcacctaaaaaacaaacatctTAAACTATGTCAAACACAAGTGTTCTGggagaaaaactttttgtcctaaccaaattaaaaataaattccgCTAATAATTATCAACTGGGTTGATACAGCGATTAAAACAAGTTTGTCACTTACATTTATCTTTAAAATGTGTCAGAACTCAAAGGAAAATAACCTATTAAATGCCAATTCCAAttcaaattgcatttttttggTTACAATTAAAGTGTCTTGCTGGATTTTTGGTGGTTTTTTCTCTGATTGAGGAggcaaatttaattttttctgttaTTTTGCTACTCCccaaaatatattcaattgGTATATGTAAGTTTATTCCTTTTTGCAGGCTATAacgtattttttttgtatatgaaGAAGGgcatttatatatatgcatacatctaactatttttattcaaatagaTCTTACTTGTTCATTCCGTGAATTGCTATGAAAATATATGCTGAATGAACAAATGTTGCAAGCGATGTGCTCGTTCACGTGTTAAACTGTAGATCACATGTGGCAAGCATTAAATTCAAATCCCGAAGATGCTTCACTAAATAACCGTTGGACCTCCCAATGGAACCCGTTGCTATGCAAATCGTACGATTGCCCATCTATGTCTATACTTCTCCATCAATTTGAGTGAGTTGATGACATCGATGACGTAGTAGCCCAGCCACACGATAAAgctattgaaatatttatgagatgaaaagaaagaaagactTTCTTCCGTTTCCGTTGAGGATTTTTTATGAGCTGCAGAAATGGACACCAAATAAAACTAACACCGTCTCTCTCCCCCTATCACTCACTCTCTTGAAATAACAAACATATCTTTAACTGAAAACGAGCAGCAATTAAATTTATCTTTTCTTGAAACAACTGTTTAGACTCGAAAAAAGGTTCGATCATCTCTACCTGTTTTGATTCCTGCTTGAAAGTGAAACCGTAAATTTTCGAAAATCAAACATCAGGTGTTGGGACGTCGGTATCTTAAGGTTATCCATTGACTACCAACCAGACTGCTAACTGCTGACTGCACTCTGATCTTTGCTCTCTGCCACTCTGTCGGCAAATGATCAAATTTTGGTCAGTTTTGTAATTAATTTACGAAAATAGATACATCTTCTCTCCTGTCGAGTGGGCAGGACACCATATGGCAATACCAAATAAAAACCGGCGATATCAGAAGGTTAACCCTCTGTTGATCCCCTTCTACTTTatctatctgtgtgtgtgtgtgtgtttgtgtgtgtatgaagtTTTTCTCCTCTTAGTTAGTGGCAATTAACACGACACGCTTCAAACTCGAGGCTGGCCGCGAGCCATTCGTGTGCTCAGTTTTTCCATCATCCAAAACAACAGTTGGTCAAAAATGTATATGGGTTTGGTTTGGTGGTTaccttttttcatttaatttcaattcgttttcaaaaatttcttgTAGTTTTCCCTAATGAATTCATTCGCTTCACTTTCTGGTCAGTATTGTCAGAATGGGGTTCATTATCctgacgacgacggcgacccTTATGTTTCATGTTCGTtggaaaaaagtgaaaaaaggATTGTGAATTCCTTTGAATTTATTGGGTGTGTCGTTTGTTTCTCTTCACTCACACTACCCCTCTCTACCAATAGCAGTTCTGACCACAATTAATCATTTGCATTTTGCCGTAAAGGTCAATGGAAAACGGAActcaagttgttgttgttgtatattCTTTACTTCTGATATATATCCACCTACACTTACAtcacgtatatatatatatatctaagaTTCAGAGTAGAACTTGGCGCCAGAGTTTCGTTTCGTGTGccaattcaattaaaattcaaattgatgCAAAACAAGTGGCGGCCAagcctctttctctctctaaaCTTAAAACTCAATTGacaatgcacacacacacacacacacacacacgattACACACAATATGACACGCCCCCTGCCAATAACGCCTACATATTGAATTGAGGGCGctgatttctttattttttatttcaccTCATAATAACTGAAATATTGCCTATGACAGTCAATATATCTGAGATAATATCATCTTAAATAAATGGTCTTTATGCAAGTAGATTTGCCCCTGGGATTATGTCTGATCTTTGATTTTTGGATTGAAAGtgtgaaaaaataaaagtcttATTGAAGTTGAAGGTGAAAATATTATTGGGTTGGGTTCAACCTTATAGAATTCAGAATATTTAAGAAATGAATCAGTTTAttaaaaaatcgaaattaaagaattaaaacaatttgcaGTGAGTAATTAATTTACATATAATTACAAATTAGTTATCCATAATCTGGAAAATGTTGAATCATTTTAGTGAATTGTCTTTATTtctaacaatttttttcacaTTACTAAAGTTTATAGcaataaattttcttaaaatttaataaattgttaaaattattttccATCACCCCTGACTAAtatatttgaacaaattttattCTCTATAGCACAAATACACTCTAAatcagactttttttttttggttattttcattata from Drosophila willistoni isolate 14030-0811.24 chromosome 2R unlocalized genomic scaffold, UCI_dwil_1.1 Seg200, whole genome shotgun sequence encodes:
- the LOC6643632 gene encoding protein snail, translated to MAANYKSCPLKKRPIVFVNEEAEQTEALALTKGALVCEKVEIAEELQPQDLSLKRKANFEEDYVIPSKREYVLNLSKTPEEMPFSSALLSPPMDIHLRGMTAATMGYTTNSNTSTSNSSPSDNPYQSAFVMAAGCNPISALWSNYQPHLSSSAFPSPASSISSGSSSCSGSPRSIYNYQQSMMTPPSSPGSDICLSEPEDLSVRNDIPLPALFHLFDEARTNSSNNSHISNSSSIKSNGITINSTHSSSSSASHHNIAKNYRYKCDKCQKMYSTSMGLSKHRQFHCPAAECNQEKKTHSCEECGKLYTSIGALKMHIRTHTLPCKCPICGKAFSRPWLLQGHIRTHTGEKPFQCPDCPRSFADRSNLRAHQQTHVEVKKYACQVCHKSFSRMSLLNKHTSSNCTITIV